CGCGAGATAATCAACGAGAACGTCGAAATCACGGAAATCAAGGACGACTTCCCGACCTACAAACTCGGGGAAGAGTACCTCGAAGACGTAGAAGGGTTGGACAACCCCGGCGTCAAGGCCTCGCAGATTGCCCACGCGACCCGCGAACACCTACACCCTCGGGAAAACCAGAACCCTCGATACAAGCGATTGAGTGAGCGCGTGACCGACATAGTGGAACGCTGGCAGGGAGATGAAATCAGCGACCCCGACGCCGTCGAGGCACTGAAGTCGGTCGAAGAAGAGGTGCTGAACGTCGAGAAAGAAGCCGAAGAGCAGGGGATGGATGACGCCGAGTTCGCAATCTACACGCACCTCACCGAGCAGACGCCCGAGGCTATCGAGTCTGAAGAACAGGCCGAGGAAGTGGCCGAAGAAATCGTCTCACAGTTCCGCGAGCGCGTTGACCGAGGATATTACGGGTGGAAGACGAACCAGCAGACCATCGCAGAAATCGAGCGTATCCTATTGGACGTACTGGTGAAGGAAAACGAACTCGGACACCTGATTCGAGACGACGATGGGTTCGTAGACTCGATACGGAACTACCTTATCGAGAATCATGGCTAAAGCCCACAGTCGGAACATCGACCTGTTGGGGAACCCCGTCGAGTACGAGGTACGCCATAGCGCCGACGCCAGTGAACCGCGTATCGACGTTGACATTCACGGCGTGACTGTCGTCGTTCCCGAAGACGACAACGTTCAGCCCACAGAACTACTCAAGGAGAACGCGGCGTGGGTGGTAGACCAGCAACGGAAGTACGACGCCTATCGAGAGCAAGTCCCCGACCGAACGTTTGAGGCTGGCGAGCGCTTCCCATTCCTCGGTGAAGACCGGGAACTCGTTATTGAGCCACTACAGAAACACGAGGTAGACGAGGATTCGATTCGGCTCCGAAAGAGTGCTGTCGAGCAATCGTCGGTCAAGCAAGTTCTCGAAAACTTCTATCGGAGCCGGGCGCGGAGCTATCTCACCGACCGCATCGACCACTACGCCGAGCGTATGGGTGTCGAGTACGAAAAACTCGAACTCCGAAACCAGCGCACACGGTGGGGTAGTTGTTCGACTGGTGGAACGATTAGCCTGAACTGGCGGCTCATTATGGCCCCGCCCGACGTTGTTGATTACCTCGTCGTCCACGAACTCGCTCACCTGACCGAACAGCACCACGGACGAGAGTTCTGGCAGTTGGTCGGAGAACACATCCCTGACTACAAGGAGAAGGCTGAGTGGTTAGAACAGAACAGCGCCAAGTTGGTGTTTAGCGAAGAAGACGTGTAACTACACAACTACCCGTAGTCGGGATTCCATCTGTTCAATCGCGTCGGTCACATCTGCCACATCGGTCAGTCCGGTGCAAAGCAGTTTCCCGCTGGCAAAGACCAGCATGACGTAATCCTCTTCTCGGTACATGAGCGCCGGGAATTGTTCGGGTTCGTATTCGGTGTGTTCCATTCCGAGTTCGAGCGTCAGGGCTTCCAACGGGATTGATGTGCCAATATCCGCTGTAGTGACGATGTTGCTGATTTCTACGGTCGGCTCGTACTCGAACTGTAGAATGTCCCGCATGAGGGTATTAACTCGGTCTGCTACCTCGTGAAAATGTTCGACTGAATTGCCGCCTGCTATTGAACAGCGACCGCTCCGATAGAATGCGACGTAGGTGTCATCGGGCGCGAACCGAGTCTGTAGCCAGTGATTCTCGGCAGGTTCATAGGTTACGTCAGAAATCTCACCACGGCGAGTGAATGTGTCTGCCAACGCGTCTAATGCAATCTCTTGCTGGTAGGTGATTGTCCCGACGACGTTGACGACCGTTGGCTCTACCACTATTCCGAGAAAGGTAGTTGTCGGGTATAAGTCCGGTTGGTATTGGTCAAGGCCGACTGCGGTCTACCGTGGTCACACCAACGAGCCGTCCCGACCAGTACACGGCCTTGACCAGTACTTCGTCGGCCCCGTCGGTCGTCAGACCGATATTCGTGCTTCCGCAGTCCGCGCACATCACGCGCCGGACGACCCACCCGTCGGCATCGTAGTACGTGCCGTACACGACGGCTTTATCTCCGGTTCGGATACCCCTATTGCACCGGTCGCAGATGTGACCTGTCTCTGCGCCGTTCAGGGCCGCCGCCGGAGATGGTCGAGTCATTCGCTATCACCCGGTAGGTCGCGCTGACCTTCGAGGTAGCACTCGAAGCAGGGGAAGTCCGAGTCGTCGCACCAGCACCCGTCTTCGTCGGTGTCCTTGGTAGCGAACTCTTCGAGGGTGACACCACCGTCGGTCGCGGCGACCTTTGGCGTCTCTTCGAGGTGTTCCCCGAGTTGAGCGTCTACCTCGTCGGCGTCAACCCGCGCGGGAATCGGTCGCTCACCAGTGGCGAAGGCGACACGACGGATGTGTTTGCACCGGGCTTCTCGGTACTGGTGGTCGGGGCAGGTACAGCGGGCTTCACGAGCGTCCACACGGTACTCTGACCCGCTCTGTGTAGTCACAGAGTACACGTCGCCCCCGAGCGGTAGAACGGTCATGTACTCCGTAAGGGCACGTACATCGCGCTGTTCGAGGTCGGTACAACCAGCCGTGACGGAAGATTCACCTTCCGCTGTCTCGAATTGGCTCATGCCTTCTTGGCACCTACGAGAAGGCCTCGTCCGGTGTTGGCGCACCGGGCGTTTTCGCGTGAATCACGCCCCAAGAGACGAATCCTTCCCTATCTATACCTTGGACGGCACGGATATTAAGTGTACTGCCTTAGACGGTATAGTTAACTGATTACGGGCAATAGACGGTAGTATGGGCGAAGAATCTAAACCGGGTCCGACACCGAGGGTGAGTGACGACGAAATCATCGGCTTGTTTCGAGACACGGACGACCCTGTGCTTTCGACTGCGGAAGTGACAGAACAAGTACCGCTGAAACGGCGTGCAACCTACAACCGACTCCGGTCGTTGGCCGACGAGGGTCGATTAGAGAGTAAGCAGATTGGTGGCCGGAACACGGTATGGTGGCTTGCCGAGTCCGAGAAGCCGGGGCCGCGCTCGTTCTTGGAATAGGACTTCCGGCTGTGGTCAGTTTTCATCCGACTCAAGTTCAGCCGCGTCAAGTTCGCCATCGAGATACTGCTGACCTTCGTCCGTGATAATGTAGACGCCGTTTCCGAGGTGGCGAATCAGACCAAAGTCGAGTAACTTCTTGCACCGTTGCGTGATGTATGAACGACTGAACCGGACATTCCCACTGTCCGCCATCTGTTTTGGTGTCCCTGTCTCGTTCTCTGCAAGATATTCGAGAATGCGGTCGTCAGCCGAAACCATCCATTCCGCCGATAATCGCATTAGCGGTGAAAACACGCCTTAGAGTGGTGACTACGCCGAATAGTGGAATATCAAACTTAGAGTTTAGTAACCAACTCTTATTTGATACCACTTACTAACGATTACCTATCGGAGTTGGTGATTCAGAAATGCCTCAAGGAAGCTACGTCACGAGCGATACTCTCGGCAAGGTAGACGACGAAGTCCGAAGCGACGAAACGGTTCAGTACATCGCTAAAGGAAACAGTCTCGACGCGAAGTACCAAGGCTCTACGACCAGCTACAACAACACGAAAGGCTGGCCCCGGATGGTGGCGACCGACCAGCGGGTCTTCTACAAGGTTCCCAAGGTCTTCAACACGAAGGTCGAATCAGTCGAGTACAGCAACCTAAGCGCGGCTGACCTTGGGTCAAGTGGCCTGAGTGGTACGGAAATCAAACTCCGAACCGTTCGAGGCAAGACGTACACGTTCAAAGCAGACGAGCCGGGGGACGTCGAACTCGAAGAGATGGTTGAGTTCATCCGAGAACAGATTAGCAGTCAGACGGAACCCGAGACGCAGTCTGCTTCGTCTGATACTGCCTCACTCTCGTCTACCACCACTTCCCAATCGACAACGTCGCCTTCCGACAGAGCTGACCTACACAAGACCGAGTCCTGTGTCGAGTGTGGAGAAAGCGTTTCAGAAGGCGTCGAGCGGTGTCCGAACTGTGGATACAACCCCGACGCCCATAACAAGTGGCGAGCGATTCACTCGGTGCTTGCTGGCGTCTCCTTTATCACTATCATCGGAATCCCGCTTGCGGTGTGGTTCTACTTCAAGGCGAAAGGTCACCGCAAGAAGGTGAAAGCAGGCGTCACCGGGTAGGATGAATCGTCTCGCTACCGTGTCAGACGAACTCTTTTCAGCTACCCCTTCGGCGTAGGAGTATGACTGAACAACCCGAATCAGGGGAACTTCTCGTCGGCTCGTACCTTCGACTCGTAGAGGGTTGCGAGTTGGTGATGTACAACCAGCGCTCGCAAGAACAAGGGAACCAACTCGAAATCGACGTGATAGGAGTAGACAGCACCGAACAGGGCGAACGGGTCGTTTACACCTGCGAGGTCGTGACCCACATCGACGGCCTTCACTACTCGGGAACACCCGACAACGACCGATGGGTAGAGTACGGGAACGAAGACTACCAGCACACCCTCGAACGTCTATGGCGGAAATTCAATTCGGACAAGGAGTACGTCACCGACCTCTTCGACGCTGATGACTATTCCTTCGTCTTCCAATTCTGGTCGCCCGTCGTGCGTGGGAACCGTGACGAGAAGTATCTACTGACGGGCCTCTACGACATGGCCGACGAGTTTGAAGAGGAAACCGGTACGGAACTCGAACTCGTAATCAACGAACAGTACACCGAGCGCATAGAAGCACTGCGCGAGAAAGCGGGACAGACCGAGAAGGACTACGGCGAACTTGGCTTTCGTATTCTCCAAATCCTCGAACATCTGCGGTGAGCGAGCGCAGTTAGCCTCGGGGCAGACTACGACCATTGAAATCCTAATCCCTCGAATACGTCACGCACAGCAGTCAAATCTATACAATTCATTCCGAAAGAGGGGAAGACTGAAAGGGCCAAAGCCCCTACGTATGTATGAAAGCCCACGAGGGCGCGGCGACAAACATCGTCGATGTGCATAACAACGGTCGGAAGACTGGTGCTTTATATAAACGCCAGCCCGTTGTCCCCCGTATGCAGACCCACATCGTCCCGGTCGGCTTCGACTACGACCGGCTGATCGCGCCGCTGGTGCGCGATCAGTTCGACGTCGACCGCGTCGTCCTGCTGGAGGGGGCGGTCGGCAGCGAGGCCAACGTCGAGTACTCCCGGCACCTCTCGCGCAAACTCGAGACGGACTTCGAGAACCTGCTCGGCGCTCGTACCGAACGGTTCGTCCTCGAGGACGTCTACGACTACGACGAGGCGTTCGAGCAGGCCTACGACCTGATCAACGCCGAACTCGACGAGGGCAACGAGGTCTGGGTCAACGTCGCCGCGATGCCCCGTACCGTCAGCTTCGCGTTCGCCACCGCCGCCCACTCGCTGATGGTCGAGCGACAGGAGGACCGCGAGGGGATCCACACCTACTACACGGCCCCCGAGAAGTACCTCGAGACGGAACTCGCCGAGGAACTGCGCGAGGGAATCGACCTGCTCGAGGACCTCCACGGCGCCGCGGCCGACGGCGGTTCGGTCGCCGAGGGCGTCGATCCCGCCCGGATCGAGCGGCGCCTGGAGAGCGCCCGCGACCTGCTCGCGGAGTTCGACGAGCGCGGGACGACCATCGGCGCCAAGGAGATAGACGGCGCCCACGTCGTCGAACTCCCGGTGGCGTCGTTCTCGAACGTCAAGCCGTTCGAGGAGCTCATCCTCTACAAACTCGGGGAGGACGGCGAGTTCGAGTCGGTCTCCGAACTCGCGGAGGCGCTCGCCCGCGAACTCAACGAGGAGTACACCGACAGCTTCCGCTCGAAGGTGATCTACAACGTCGACCGCCTCGGCCCCGGCGGGAAAGGCTACATCGAACGCGAGGAACACGGCAAGTCCTACCGGACGCGGCTCTCGCGGATCGGCGAACTGTGGGTGCGGGCCCACTCGGACGACCCGGAGTGACCGCGGACGGGGTGTCGATCGGGACCGCGTCTAGCCGGGCGGCCCCGCGTCGTCGGGCGGACCGGCGTCGTCGGGCGGACCGGCGTCGTCGGGCGGCCCGGCGTCGTCAGGGGGTCCCGCGTCGTCGGGCGGCCCCGCGTCGTCGGGCGGACCGGCGTTATCCGGCGGCCCTGCATCGTCCGGCGGCCCCGCGTCGTCGGGCGGCCCCGAATCGTCCGATTCACCGTCCCCCTCGTCGCCGCCGGTGACGTCGCCCACTACGTTCTCGGCGTCCGACGCCGCCTCGTCGACTACGTCGAACGGTACGCTCGCGTCGTCGTCCGACTCGTCGCTCTCGCCCTCCCGATCGGTCGAGGTCTCGGTCTCCGTCGACGTCCACTCGCTCTCCACCGAGGCCACCTCTCGTTCGGCGGTCCCGTCGTCCGCCGTCGCTCGACGCTCCTCCCGACCCGCGCCGTCGCTTCGCTCACCGTCTCCCGCGTCCGCCTCGTCCTCGCCGGCCGGTGACTCGCCGTCGAGAGCGCCGTCGTTCTCCGCGTCGTCGGCGCTCGGTTCGCCGGACTCGCCGCTGGTCAGGTCGACCGCGGGCACCGACTCGGTCGCGTCGCCGTCGCTTCGCTGGCGCTCGCCCGTCGCGTCGCCGTCGGTTGCGTCTTCGGCCGCCGCGTCCACCGCGTCACCCGGCGCCGCGGTCGACTCCGCGGACGGCTCCGGCGCCAGCCCCGGCGCGACGAACGCCACGGTCGCGCCGAAGACGAGCAACACGAGACAGAGGGTAACGACGAGCGCGGCGCCCGACGGTTCCGAAGCGCTGGCCATCGGCTCTCGGTCGGCCACCACCTCGGCCAGCGGCTTTGTTACGCGTGACCGACGGGGAGTAGGGGATCGGTACGCGCCCGTCGCCGCTCAGGCTGCCCGTGCCAGCAGCCGTTCGCGGACCACCAGCAGCGACGGCAGGACCGTCGTACAGGCGACGAACGCGAGGACGATGCTCAGGCCCGTCACGAGGCCGAACCGCTGCAGCGACGGGGCGAGCGCCAGCGCGAGGACGCCGAAGCCGGCCGCGGTGGTCGCCGCGCTGCCCAGCAACGCCCCGCCGGTCCCCGTCATCGTCGCGGTGAGCGCCGCGTCGAGCGTCTCCCGTCGCTCCTTCTCGGCCACGAACCGCTCGCCGACGTGGATGCTGTAGTCGACCCCGAGGCCGATCGCGAGGCTCGTGATCACCGCGGTCTCGCTGTTGAACGGGAGGTCGAGCGCGGCCATCGCCCCGAGCAGCCACGAAAGCGCCGCGACCACGGGCGCGAGCGTGACGGCCCCGAGCGTGAGCGACCGGTGGCGCACCCAGTACAGCGCGGTCAGGAACAGGAAGATGACGACGAGGGTCGCGGCGAACGCCTGCACGAGCGTCTCGAGGAGGGCGTCCTGCACCACGGCCGTCGTCACCGGCCCGCCCGTCG
The Salinilacihabitans rarus DNA segment above includes these coding regions:
- a CDS encoding M48 family metallopeptidase is translated as MAKAHSRNIDLLGNPVEYEVRHSADASEPRIDVDIHGVTVVVPEDDNVQPTELLKENAAWVVDQQRKYDAYREQVPDRTFEAGERFPFLGEDRELVIEPLQKHEVDEDSIRLRKSAVEQSSVKQVLENFYRSRARSYLTDRIDHYAERMGVEYEKLELRNQRTRWGSCSTGGTISLNWRLIMAPPDVVDYLVVHELAHLTEQHHGREFWQLVGEHIPDYKEKAEWLEQNSAKLVFSEEDV
- a CDS encoding TATA-box-binding protein, which encodes MVEPTVVNVVGTITYQQEIALDALADTFTRRGEISDVTYEPAENHWLQTRFAPDDTYVAFYRSGRCSIAGGNSVEHFHEVADRVNTLMRDILQFEYEPTVEISNIVTTADIGTSIPLEALTLELGMEHTEYEPEQFPALMYREEDYVMLVFASGKLLCTGLTDVADVTDAIEQMESRLRVVV
- a CDS encoding SWIM zinc finger family protein — translated: MSQFETAEGESSVTAGCTDLEQRDVRALTEYMTVLPLGGDVYSVTTQSGSEYRVDAREARCTCPDHQYREARCKHIRRVAFATGERPIPARVDADEVDAQLGEHLEETPKVAATDGGVTLEEFATKDTDEDGCWCDDSDFPCFECYLEGQRDLPGDSE
- a CDS encoding MarR family transcriptional regulator, which encodes MVSADDRILEYLAENETGTPKQMADSGNVRFSRSYITQRCKKLLDFGLIRHLGNGVYIITDEGQQYLDGELDAAELESDEN
- a CDS encoding PH domain-containing protein, producing MPQGSYVTSDTLGKVDDEVRSDETVQYIAKGNSLDAKYQGSTTSYNNTKGWPRMVATDQRVFYKVPKVFNTKVESVEYSNLSAADLGSSGLSGTEIKLRTVRGKTYTFKADEPGDVELEEMVEFIREQISSQTEPETQSASSDTASLSSTTTSQSTTSPSDRADLHKTESCVECGESVSEGVERCPNCGYNPDAHNKWRAIHSVLAGVSFITIIGIPLAVWFYFKAKGHRKKVKAGVTG
- a CDS encoding DUF6293 family protein, giving the protein MQTHIVPVGFDYDRLIAPLVRDQFDVDRVVLLEGAVGSEANVEYSRHLSRKLETDFENLLGARTERFVLEDVYDYDEAFEQAYDLINAELDEGNEVWVNVAAMPRTVSFAFATAAHSLMVERQEDREGIHTYYTAPEKYLETELAEELREGIDLLEDLHGAAADGGSVAEGVDPARIERRLESARDLLAEFDERGTTIGAKEIDGAHVVELPVASFSNVKPFEELILYKLGEDGEFESVSELAEALARELNEEYTDSFRSKVIYNVDRLGPGGKGYIEREEHGKSYRTRLSRIGELWVRAHSDDPE